In the Pseudomonas sp. ADAK2 genome, one interval contains:
- a CDS encoding AraC family transcriptional regulator: MAKHTPPNDWFHRAPNSGGLERIEAFFAGHGYDLHRHDTYAIGRTLGGVQSFQYRGGWRHSLPGGTLVLHPDELHNGEAGTDSGFHYRMMYIEPALIQQILGGQPLPFIKTGLSTDPRLFAATDVLMRSLDDPLDPLEEQDALFDLVHALSTVSGAPDKRQRFDYVAAERAREFMHSALDRSVTLEELAQHSGRDRWSLSRDFRLLFGTSPYRYLTMRRLDLVRALLIQGQSLVSAALTAGFTDQSHMTRQFSKTYGLSPARWMKMHRR, from the coding sequence ATGGCCAAGCACACGCCACCCAACGACTGGTTCCACCGCGCGCCCAACAGCGGCGGGCTGGAGCGTATCGAGGCGTTTTTTGCCGGCCATGGCTACGACCTGCATCGTCACGACACCTATGCCATCGGCCGCACCCTGGGCGGGGTGCAGAGCTTTCAGTACCGAGGCGGCTGGCGTCACAGCCTGCCGGGCGGGACTTTGGTGCTGCACCCGGACGAACTGCACAATGGCGAGGCCGGCACCGACAGCGGTTTCCACTATCGAATGATGTACATCGAGCCAGCGCTGATCCAGCAGATACTCGGCGGTCAGCCGTTGCCGTTCATCAAGACCGGCCTGTCCACCGATCCACGTTTGTTCGCTGCCACCGATGTGCTGATGCGCAGCCTGGATGACCCGCTCGACCCACTGGAAGAACAGGATGCGTTGTTCGATCTGGTGCACGCCTTAAGCACTGTCTCCGGCGCGCCCGACAAACGCCAGCGCTTCGACTATGTGGCGGCGGAACGTGCCCGGGAGTTCATGCACAGTGCCCTGGACCGCAGCGTGACCCTGGAGGAACTGGCGCAGCACAGCGGGCGGGATCGCTGGAGTCTGTCGCGGGATTTCCGCCTGCTGTTCGGCACCAGCCCTTATCGCTACCTGACCATGCGGCGCCTGGACCTGGTCCGCGCGTTATTGATTCAGGGCCAGTCGCTGGTCAGCGCCGCCCTCACCGCCGGCTTCACCGATCAGAGCCACATGACCCGCCAGTTCAGCAAAACCTACGGTTTGTCACCGGCGCGCTGGATGAAAATGCACCGCCGCTGA
- the ggt gene encoding gamma-glutamyltransferase — translation MFSAFPLSRYRLSALSLIATALTLAACNAPPTSTLPLAPEAASGYRTDLQTRYASKHMAAAANPLAAEAGREMLRQGGSAIDAAIAMQAVLTLVEPQSSGIGGGALIVLWDGKAVRTYDGRETAPSGATEKLFLQADGTPMPFTQAQIGGRSVGTPGVLRALELAHQKHGRLPWAKLFEPAIKLAENGFAISPRLHQLIASDSSMQRSPDMMAYFLNADGSPKAVGTPLKNPALAAVLKRIAQEGPDALYKGPVAEEIVAKVQGHKNPGSLSLNDLQGYKAKERAPLCTDYKRWQVCGMPPPSSGGIAVAQILGTLQALETRDPRFALAPLKPLKTDKPAGIEPAPEAVHLISEAERLAYADRAQYVADTDFVPVPVKGLVDPTYLASRAALIGDRSMGSAKPGTPPGIQVAYAPDRSPLRISTSQVVAVDDEGGAVSMTTTVESAFGSHLMVQGFMLNNQMTDFSFIPEENGQKVANRVEPGKRPRSSMAPTLIFDRQSGEFLATVGSPGGSQIIEYVAKSTIGLLDWNLDPQAAISLPNFGSRNGPTELEQGQFSPALIQALKDKGHVVNEIDMTSGTQAIVRVKDAQGKASLAGGADPRREGEALGD, via the coding sequence GTGTTCTCAGCCTTCCCATTGAGCCGCTATCGCCTGTCAGCCCTGTCGCTGATCGCTACCGCATTAACCCTCGCCGCCTGTAACGCCCCGCCCACTTCAACCTTGCCCCTGGCGCCAGAAGCCGCCTCGGGGTATCGCACCGACCTGCAAACCCGCTACGCCTCGAAACACATGGCGGCCGCGGCCAATCCGCTGGCGGCCGAGGCCGGGCGGGAGATGCTGCGTCAGGGCGGTTCGGCCATTGATGCGGCCATTGCGATGCAAGCGGTGTTGACCCTGGTGGAACCGCAATCGTCGGGCATCGGCGGTGGTGCGCTGATCGTGCTGTGGGACGGAAAAGCTGTGCGCACGTATGACGGTCGGGAAACGGCTCCGTCCGGCGCCACCGAGAAACTTTTCCTGCAAGCCGATGGCACACCGATGCCGTTCACCCAGGCGCAAATCGGTGGTCGCTCAGTAGGGACGCCGGGGGTGTTGCGGGCCCTTGAATTGGCCCATCAGAAACACGGACGCCTGCCCTGGGCGAAGCTGTTCGAGCCGGCGATCAAACTTGCGGAAAATGGCTTTGCGATCTCACCACGTTTGCATCAGTTGATTGCATCTGACTCGTCGATGCAGCGTTCGCCGGACATGATGGCGTACTTCCTGAATGCCGATGGCAGCCCGAAAGCCGTCGGTACGCCACTGAAGAATCCGGCGCTGGCCGCGGTGCTGAAACGCATCGCGCAGGAAGGTCCCGACGCGTTGTACAAAGGGCCGGTTGCCGAAGAAATCGTCGCCAAGGTTCAGGGTCATAAAAACCCGGGCAGCCTGTCGCTGAACGATCTTCAAGGTTACAAGGCCAAGGAGCGCGCGCCGCTGTGCACCGACTACAAACGCTGGCAGGTCTGCGGCATGCCGCCACCGTCGTCGGGCGGGATTGCCGTGGCGCAGATCCTCGGCACCTTGCAGGCCCTGGAAACCCGCGACCCGCGCTTTGCCCTGGCGCCGCTCAAACCGCTGAAGACGGACAAACCGGCAGGCATCGAGCCAGCGCCAGAAGCCGTGCACCTGATCTCCGAAGCCGAACGCCTGGCCTACGCCGACCGCGCGCAGTACGTGGCCGACACCGACTTCGTGCCAGTGCCGGTCAAAGGCCTGGTCGACCCGACCTACCTGGCCAGCCGCGCCGCGCTGATCGGTGACCGCAGCATGGGCTCGGCTAAACCCGGCACACCGCCGGGCATTCAAGTCGCCTACGCACCGGACCGCTCGCCCCTGCGCATCTCCACTTCGCAAGTGGTGGCGGTCGATGACGAAGGCGGCGCAGTGTCCATGACCACCACCGTCGAATCCGCATTCGGCTCGCACCTGATGGTCCAGGGCTTCATGCTTAATAACCAGATGACCGACTTCTCATTCATCCCCGAAGAGAACGGGCAGAAAGTCGCCAACCGCGTCGAACCCGGCAAACGCCCACGCTCATCCATGGCGCCGACCCTGATCTTCGACCGCCAGAGCGGCGAATTCCTCGCCACCGTCGGCTCCCCCGGCGGCTCGCAGATCATCGAATACGTCGCCAAATCCACCATCGGCCTGCTCGACTGGAACCTCGACCCGCAAGCCGCCATCAGCCTGCCCAACTTCGGCAGCCGCAACGGCCCGACCGAACTGGAACAGGGGCAGTTCAGTCCGGCGTTGATTCAGGCGTTGAAGGACAAAGGGCATGTGGTAAATGAGATTGATATGACCAGCGGGACCCAGGCGATTGTTCGGGTCAAGGATGCGCAGGGGAAAGCTTCGTTGGCGGGAGGGGCGGATCCGCGGCGTGAGGGGGAGGCGTTGGGGGATTGA
- a CDS encoding cupin domain-containing protein, which translates to MNTFKSLNFLQKIELIDQHWSPRVIAEMNDYQFKVVKLLGDFIWHDHLDTDETFIVLEGQLRIDFRDGHVLISAGEMYVVPKGVEHKPSAEQEVKLLLIEPKGVVNTGSEGGERTAANDLWI; encoded by the coding sequence ATGAACACGTTCAAAAGCCTGAACTTCTTGCAGAAAATCGAGCTGATCGACCAGCACTGGTCACCCCGGGTCATCGCTGAAATGAACGACTATCAGTTCAAAGTGGTGAAGTTGCTGGGGGATTTCATATGGCACGATCACCTCGACACCGACGAAACCTTCATCGTCCTCGAAGGGCAATTGCGCATCGACTTTCGCGACGGCCATGTGCTGATTTCGGCCGGCGAAATGTACGTCGTGCCCAAGGGCGTCGAGCACAAGCCGTCAGCGGAACAGGAAGTGAAATTGCTGCTGATCGAACCCAAGGGCGTGGTGAACACTGGCAGCGAAGGCGGTGAACGCACGGCGGCAAATGATCTGTGGATTTGA
- a CDS encoding MFS transporter, with protein MPRPPLNAPTDRRNSLSLDGLNFFLADVRDGLGPYLAIYLLAVHHWDPASIGLVMTLAGIAALLTQTPAGALIDRTRRKRGVIIVAALLVTLSCLVLPFITSFTLVALTQALSAAAASIFAPAISAISLGITGPRAFTRRTGRNETFNHAGNAAAALLAGGFAYLFGPVAVFYLMAVMALASVIAISFIAPQAIDHDVARGFDPQGPAHGEQPSGLNVLLHNRPLLVFGICCGLFHLANAAMLPLVSQKLSLVNLQMATPLTSACIVAAQLVMVPVALLVGWKADVWGRKPLLLAGFLILPLRGVLYTLSDDPYWLVAVQLLDGVGAGIFGALFPVVIKDLTQGTGRFNVSLGALSTVFGLGAALSNGLAGLVVQQAGYSAAFLTLAAVAGAAFVLLVVAMPETLNRAPAVADQSAATALT; from the coding sequence ATGCCGAGGCCGCCCTTGAACGCTCCGACCGATCGTCGCAACAGCCTCTCACTGGACGGGCTCAACTTCTTTCTCGCCGACGTGCGCGACGGGCTCGGGCCGTACCTGGCGATCTATTTGCTCGCGGTGCATCACTGGGACCCGGCCAGCATTGGCCTGGTGATGACCCTGGCCGGGATCGCCGCGTTGCTGACCCAGACTCCGGCCGGGGCGCTGATCGACCGAACCCGTCGCAAGCGCGGGGTGATCATCGTCGCGGCGCTGCTGGTGACGTTGAGTTGCCTGGTATTGCCCTTCATTACTTCGTTCACCCTGGTGGCCCTGACCCAAGCCTTGAGCGCCGCCGCAGCCTCGATATTCGCCCCAGCGATCTCCGCGATTTCGCTGGGCATCACCGGGCCTCGAGCCTTTACCCGCCGCACCGGACGCAATGAAACCTTCAACCACGCCGGCAATGCTGCCGCGGCGTTGCTGGCCGGTGGTTTTGCCTATTTGTTCGGCCCGGTGGCGGTGTTTTACCTGATGGCGGTGATGGCGCTGGCCAGCGTGATTGCCATCAGCTTCATTGCGCCGCAAGCCATCGATCACGACGTTGCCCGAGGCTTCGATCCGCAAGGCCCGGCCCATGGCGAACAGCCCTCCGGCCTGAACGTTTTGCTGCACAACCGGCCACTGCTGGTGTTCGGCATTTGCTGCGGGCTGTTCCACTTGGCGAATGCGGCGATGTTGCCGCTGGTGAGCCAGAAATTGTCCCTGGTGAATTTGCAGATGGCCACGCCGCTGACGTCCGCCTGCATCGTCGCTGCACAATTGGTGATGGTGCCGGTGGCGTTGCTGGTGGGATGGAAAGCGGACGTGTGGGGACGCAAACCGTTGCTGCTTGCCGGCTTCCTGATCCTGCCGTTGCGCGGAGTGCTTTATACCCTGTCGGATGATCCGTACTGGCTGGTGGCGGTGCAGTTGCTCGACGGTGTCGGTGCCGGGATCTTCGGCGCCTTGTTTCCGGTGGTGATCAAGGACCTGACCCAAGGCACCGGCCGTTTCAACGTAAGCCTGGGCGCGCTGTCGACGGTGTTTGGGCTTGGCGCCGCACTGAGCAACGGATTGGCCGGGCTGGTGGTTCAGCAGGCCGGCTACAGCGCGGCATTCCTGACCTTGGCGGCGGTGGCGGGAGCAGCGTTTGTATTGCTCGTGGTGGCCATGCCCGAGACGTTGAATCGGGCGCCCGCCGTTGCCGATCAATCTGCGGCCACGGCGCTGACCTGA
- a CDS encoding LysE family translocator has protein sequence MELSHLSYAAPLLSLALLWTVAVVTPGPNFFNIAQLAASCSRRHGVMSALGVATGTVLWGLAGGLGIKSLFSAAPTLYLTFKIAGGCYLIYLGLKQFKRKPATVAGANNSLNGAGRTLLSAYGRGFLGNMTNPKSALFVATIFATAMPASPPPMLLALAVLTMASLSFTWYCSVALLFASRRFASVYERSRQWLDRFAGGCYLLFGAHLVANR, from the coding sequence ATGGAACTGAGCCACTTGAGTTACGCCGCACCGTTATTGTCACTGGCCCTTTTGTGGACGGTCGCAGTCGTAACGCCGGGGCCCAACTTCTTCAACATCGCGCAATTGGCGGCCAGTTGTTCCCGGCGGCACGGCGTGATGTCCGCGCTGGGCGTCGCCACGGGCACGGTGTTGTGGGGATTGGCCGGTGGTTTGGGCATCAAGTCGCTGTTCAGCGCGGCGCCGACGCTTTACCTGACGTTCAAGATTGCCGGTGGCTGTTACCTGATCTATCTGGGCTTGAAGCAGTTCAAGCGCAAACCGGCGACGGTGGCGGGGGCAAACAACTCGCTCAACGGGGCAGGGCGGACGCTGCTGTCAGCCTATGGCCGGGGCTTTTTGGGCAACATGACCAATCCCAAGTCGGCGCTGTTCGTTGCGACGATTTTCGCCACGGCCATGCCGGCCTCACCGCCACCGATGTTGCTGGCCCTGGCGGTGTTGACCATGGCGAGCCTGTCGTTCACTTGGTATTGCAGCGTGGCGCTGCTGTTTGCCAGCCGTCGGTTTGCCAGCGTTTATGAGCGATCGCGCCAGTGGCTGGACCGTTTTGCCGGCGGTTGCTACCTGCTGTTTGGTGCGCATCTGGTGGCCAATCGCTGA
- a CDS encoding GNAT family N-acetyltransferase, protein MSDFPTLETPRLLLREIVTADAPAVLGIHGDEQAMRWFGMDPLTDIAQAQALVETFAELRTLPNPGIRWGIQSQEHHDLLGNCGLFKWNKLWKSCSLGFALGQSAWGKGIMSEALHTTLAWGFEQMQLNRIEATVHPENQACLKLLERLGFVQEGRLRQAGFWLGEHHDLLQLSLLRADFEAPLSAT, encoded by the coding sequence ATGAGCGACTTCCCGACCCTTGAAACCCCGCGTCTGCTGTTACGTGAAATCGTCACGGCCGACGCCCCTGCCGTGCTGGGGATTCACGGCGATGAGCAGGCCATGCGCTGGTTTGGCATGGACCCGCTTACCGATATCGCCCAAGCCCAGGCATTGGTCGAGACGTTCGCCGAATTGCGCACTCTGCCCAATCCCGGTATCCGCTGGGGCATCCAGTCCCAGGAACACCATGACTTGCTCGGCAATTGCGGCCTGTTCAAATGGAACAAACTGTGGAAAAGCTGCTCACTGGGTTTCGCGCTGGGGCAGTCGGCCTGGGGCAAGGGCATCATGTCCGAAGCACTGCACACCACGCTGGCCTGGGGGTTCGAACAGATGCAGCTCAATCGGATCGAAGCCACGGTCCACCCGGAAAACCAAGCGTGCTTGAAGTTGCTCGAACGCTTGGGTTTCGTCCAGGAAGGTCGTCTGCGCCAGGCAGGTTTCTGGCTAGGGGAACATCACGATTTGCTGCAACTGTCGTTGTTGCGCGCAGACTTTGAAGCGCCGCTCAGTGCGACTTAG
- the ddlA gene encoding D-alanine--D-alanine ligase, whose translation MSKLRVGIIFGGRSAEHEVSLQSAKNIVDALDRSRFEPVLIGIDKQGHWHLNDPSNFLLNQENPALIALNQSNRELAVVPGKASQQLVETSSPELLGHVDVIFPIVHGTLGEDGCLQGLLRMADLPFVGSDVLGSAVCMDKDISKRLLRDAGIAVTPFVTLNRASAARTGFAEVQGKLGLPLFVKPANQGSSVGVSKVTDEAEYVAAVALALGFDEKVLIESAVSGREIECAVLGNDQPIASGCGEIVVSSGFYSYDSKYIDDQAAQVVVPANISVEASERIRALAVEAFQVLGCSGLARVDVFLTDSGEVLINEINSLPGFTRISMYPKLWQATGMTYSELVSRLIDLALEKHQARQALKISR comes from the coding sequence ATGAGCAAGCTGCGGGTAGGAATTATTTTTGGCGGTCGTTCGGCGGAGCACGAAGTGTCGCTGCAATCGGCGAAAAACATCGTCGATGCACTGGACCGTTCGCGCTTCGAACCGGTGCTGATCGGCATCGACAAACAGGGCCACTGGCACCTCAACGATCCCTCGAATTTCCTGCTGAACCAGGAAAACCCGGCGCTGATCGCCCTCAATCAATCCAATCGCGAACTGGCGGTGGTGCCGGGCAAGGCCAGCCAGCAATTGGTCGAAACTTCGAGCCCGGAATTGCTGGGCCATGTCGACGTGATCTTCCCGATCGTCCACGGCACCCTCGGCGAAGACGGCTGCCTGCAAGGTTTGCTGCGCATGGCGGATTTGCCGTTTGTCGGCTCCGATGTGCTGGGTTCGGCGGTGTGCATGGACAAGGACATCAGCAAACGCTTGCTGCGTGATGCCGGGATTGCGGTCACGCCCTTCGTGACGTTGAACCGTGCCAGCGCCGCGCGCACCGGATTTGCGGAAGTCCAAGGCAAACTCGGTCTTCCGCTGTTCGTCAAACCGGCGAACCAGGGCTCTTCGGTGGGCGTGAGCAAAGTCACCGACGAAGCCGAATACGTGGCCGCGGTTGCACTGGCCCTGGGCTTTGACGAAAAAGTGCTGATCGAATCCGCCGTCAGCGGTCGCGAGATCGAATGCGCGGTGCTCGGCAATGATCAGCCGATCGCCAGTGGTTGTGGCGAGATCGTGGTGAGCAGTGGCTTCTATTCCTACGACAGCAAATACATCGACGACCAGGCCGCCCAAGTGGTGGTACCGGCCAACATCAGTGTTGAAGCAAGCGAACGCATTCGCGCGTTGGCCGTCGAGGCGTTCCAGGTGCTCGGTTGTTCCGGGTTGGCGCGGGTCGATGTGTTCCTGACCGACAGTGGTGAAGTGCTGATCAACGAGATCAACTCGCTGCCCGGCTTCACCCGCATCAGCATGTACCCCAAACTGTGGCAGGCCACCGGCATGACTTACAGCGAACTGGTCAGCCGCTTGATCGACCTGGCGCTGGAAAAGCATCAGGCGCGGCAGGCGTTGAAGATCAGTCGCTAG
- a CDS encoding GntT/GntP/DsdX family permease: MELSTAAWMVHDTRLILCCLLAIATIIVLISATKLPPFLSILIGTFIAGVGAGLPPEDVAKAFSKGAGAILGEAGIIIALGSMLGALMAESGAADRIASTLLGLGKGKSLPWVMALVAMVIGLPLFFEVGLVMMVPIIFVMARRSGQPLLKIAIPALAGMTTLHALMPPHPGPLIAVSALHADLGLTMLLGFSIAIPAVILAGPLYGNWLSKRMHVEEPAELGALFSAPPKAPRLPSFGMSLLIILLPVLLMLGSTLAKVAMSPESTAALTLKFLGEPLVALGIAVMAAVICLGWANGMRREEVGGTLRKSLAPIAVLLLTIGAGGGLKQTLLDAGVSQTISKVAEGAHMPYLLLAWLIAVALRQATGSATVATTTTAGILAPMMAGLAATQSSLVALAIGAGSVFFCHVNDAGFWMVREYFGLQLKQTIWVWSILQTIVSVVGLVGTLLWWHWLT, encoded by the coding sequence TTGGAGTTATCGACTGCTGCCTGGATGGTCCACGACACTCGCTTGATCCTTTGCTGCCTGCTGGCGATTGCCACGATTATCGTGTTGATCAGCGCCACCAAACTCCCGCCGTTTCTGTCGATTCTGATCGGCACTTTCATCGCCGGTGTCGGTGCCGGTTTACCGCCCGAGGACGTGGCCAAGGCATTCAGCAAAGGTGCCGGGGCGATTCTTGGTGAGGCGGGGATCATCATTGCCCTGGGGTCGATGCTCGGGGCGTTGATGGCCGAGTCCGGGGCTGCCGATCGCATTGCCTCGACCTTGCTCGGGCTGGGCAAAGGCAAGTCGTTGCCGTGGGTCATGGCGCTGGTGGCGATGGTGATTGGCCTGCCGCTGTTTTTCGAAGTGGGTCTGGTGATGATGGTGCCGATCATTTTCGTCATGGCGCGCCGTTCGGGTCAGCCGTTGCTGAAGATCGCCATTCCGGCGCTGGCCGGGATGACCACGTTGCACGCCTTGATGCCGCCGCATCCGGGTCCGCTGATTGCGGTCAGCGCGTTGCACGCCGACCTCGGGCTGACCATGTTGCTGGGCTTCAGCATCGCGATTCCGGCGGTGATTCTGGCCGGTCCGCTGTACGGCAATTGGCTGTCCAAGCGCATGCACGTTGAAGAGCCGGCGGAACTCGGCGCGCTGTTCAGCGCCCCGCCCAAGGCCCCGCGCCTACCGAGCTTCGGCATGTCGTTGCTGATTATTCTGTTGCCGGTGTTGCTGATGCTCGGCAGCACCTTGGCGAAAGTCGCCATGAGCCCTGAAAGCACCGCAGCCCTGACGCTGAAATTTCTCGGCGAGCCACTGGTGGCGTTGGGCATTGCGGTGATGGCGGCGGTGATCTGCCTCGGCTGGGCCAATGGCATGCGCCGCGAAGAAGTCGGCGGCACATTGCGCAAAAGCCTGGCGCCGATTGCGGTGTTGCTGCTGACCATCGGCGCCGGGGGTGGCTTGAAGCAAACGTTGCTTGATGCCGGTGTCAGCCAGACCATCAGTAAAGTCGCCGAAGGTGCGCACATGCCGTACTTGCTGCTGGCCTGGTTGATCGCCGTGGCGTTGCGCCAGGCTACCGGCTCGGCCACGGTCGCGACGACGACCACGGCGGGGATCCTGGCACCGATGATGGCGGGCCTGGCGGCGACGCAAAGCTCATTGGTGGCGTTGGCGATTGGCGCCGGCTCCGTGTTTTTCTGCCACGTGAACGACGCTGGATTCTGGATGGTCCGCGAGTACTTTGGCTTGCAGCTCAAGCAGACGATCTGGGTCTGGTCGATCCTGCAAACCATCGTGTCGGTGGTGGGGTTGGTGGGGACATTGTTGTGGTGGCATTGGTTGACTTGA
- a CDS encoding flavin reductase family protein — protein sequence MTVSHRRPVPLPKAYRLLNHGPTVLVSAAHDGQRNIMAAAWAMPLDFEPPKIAVVLDKSTWTRQLLEASGTFVVNVPCAAQADIVQTVGSTSGLEISQEKGQDKFQAFGLPTFSAELIDAPMLDGCVAWLECRLLPEPHNHQQYDLFLAEVIAAQADERVFSDGRWHFEEQDALRTLHHVAGGHFLKIGDPVDGKTLRESD from the coding sequence ATGACCGTTTCCCATCGCCGTCCGGTTCCGTTGCCCAAGGCCTATCGCCTGCTCAATCACGGGCCGACCGTGCTGGTCAGTGCGGCCCACGACGGCCAGCGCAATATCATGGCGGCGGCCTGGGCCATGCCGCTGGATTTTGAACCGCCGAAAATCGCGGTGGTGCTGGACAAGTCCACCTGGACCCGACAACTGCTGGAAGCCTCGGGTACGTTCGTGGTGAACGTGCCCTGCGCCGCCCAGGCCGATATCGTGCAAACCGTGGGCTCGACGTCGGGCCTGGAAATCTCCCAGGAAAAAGGCCAGGACAAGTTCCAGGCTTTCGGCTTGCCGACCTTCAGCGCTGAACTGATTGATGCGCCGATGCTGGACGGTTGCGTCGCGTGGCTGGAGTGCCGGCTGCTGCCGGAGCCGCACAATCATCAGCAATACGACCTGTTCCTGGCCGAAGTGATTGCCGCCCAGGCCGATGAACGCGTGTTCAGCGATGGCCGCTGGCACTTCGAGGAGCAAGATGCGTTGCGCACCTTGCACCATGTTGCCGGTGGGCACTTCCTGAAGATCGGTGACCCAGTGGACGGCAAGACCCTGCGCGAGTCGGACTAA